Proteins encoded by one window of Torulaspora delbrueckii CBS 1146 chromosome 2, complete genome:
- the TUB3 gene encoding alpha-tubulin TUB3 (similar to Saccharomyces cerevisiae TUB3 (YML124C) and TUB1 (YML085C); ancestral locus Anc_8.859) has translation MREVISINVGQAGCQIGNACWELYSLEHGIRPDGYLQEGLTKPKGGEEGFSTFFYETGSGKYVPRAVYVDLEPNVIDEVRTGPYKDLFHPEQLINGKEDAANNYARGHYTVGRELLDEILDRIRKISDQCDGLQGFLFTHSLGGGTGSGLGSLLLEQLSIDYGKKSKLEFAVYPAPQVSTSVVEPYNTVLTTHTTLEHADCTFMVDNEAIYDMCKKSLDISRPSFANLNNLIAQVVSSVTASLRFDGSLNVDLNEFQTNLVPYPRIHFPLVSYAPILSKNKAYHEANSVSEITNACFEPGNQMVKCDPRTGKYMATCLLYRGDVVTRDVQTAVSQVKNKKTVQMVDWCPTGFKIGICYEPPTAIPNSQLTSVKRAVCMLSNTTAIADAWKRIDRKFDLMYAKRAFVHWYVGEGMEEGEFTEAREDLAALERDYIEVGADSYADEEF, from the exons ATGCGTGAGGTTATCAGTATCAACG TTGGTCAAGCTGGTTGTCAGATCGGAAATGCCTGCTGGGAATTATACTCCCTAGAGCACGGTATTAGGCCAGATGGTTATCTACAGGAAGGTCTTACGAAACCAAAGGGTGGTGAAGAAGGGTTCTCTACTTTTTTCTACGAGACCGGGTCTGGTAAATACGTGCCTCGTGCAGTGTACGTGGATTTGGAACCAAATGTTATCGACGAGGTACGTACGGGTCCTTACAAGGACCTTTTCCATCCCGAACAATTGATTAATGGTAAGGAAGATGCGGCCAATAACTATGCGCGTGGTCACTACACTGTGGGAAGAGAATTGTTGGATGAAATCTTGGATAGAATCAGAAAGATCTCTGATCAGTGTGATGGATTACAGGGTTTCCTGTTTACGCACTCTTTGGGTGGTGGTACAGGTTCTGGTCTAGGTTCTCTACTGTTGGAGCAGTTGTCTATTGATTACGGTAAGAAATCCAAGCTTGAATTTGCCGTTTATCCAGCTCCTCAGGTGTCCACATCCGTCGTGGAACCTTACAACACTGTGTTGACTACCCACACTACTTTGGAACACGCTGATTGTACTTTTATGGTCGATAATGAAGCCATCTATGATATGTGTAAGAAGAGTTTAGACATCTCGAGACCAAGTTTTGCCAATTTGAATAACTTAATTGCTCAAGTGGTTTCCTCTGTAACGGCTTCTTTGAGATTCgatggttctttgaatgtGGATCTAAATGAATTCCAAACTAATTTGGTTCCATACCCAAGAATTCATTTCCCATTGGTATCATACGCACCAATATTGTCTAAAAACAAGGCCTATCATGAAGCAAACTCTGTCTCAGAGATTACGAACGCTTGTTTTGAACCAGGTAATCAAATGGTTAAGTGTGATCCAAGAACTGGTAAATATATGGCTACTTGTTTGTTATACAGAGGAGATGTGGTCACTAGAGATGTACAAACTGCCGTCTCGCAAGTtaagaacaagaaaacaGTGCAAATGGTCGATTGGTGTCCCACAGGTTTCAAGATTGGTATCTGTTACGAGCCACCTACTGCTATTCCTAACTCTCAGTTGACATCGGTCAAGAGAGCGGTATGTATGTTGTCCAACACAACAGCTATTGCGGATGCATGGAAGCGAATCGATAGGAAATTCGATCTAATGTACGCCAAGCGTGCCTTTGTTCACTGGTATGTGGGTGAAGGTatggaagaaggtgaattTACAGAAGCTAGAGAAGATTTGGCTGCCCTAGAGAGAGATTACATTGAAGTAGGTGCAGATTCATAcgctgatgaagaattttaa
- the ALO1 gene encoding D-arabinono-1,4-lactone oxidase (similar to Saccharomyces cerevisiae ALO1 (YML086C); ancestral locus Anc_8.861) yields MSLVQSLAVAPRRNFVFKNWAGIYSAKSQLYFQPTSVDEVVKIVNAARDEKMTLVTVGSGHSPSDMCMTNEWLMNLDKMDKVHEFKEYPEENYADVTVDAGLRVYALSDVVAKKGYAIQNLGSISEQSVAGIIATGTHGSSPYQGLVSSQYVNLTIVNGKGEIVFLDSKNHPDVFRAALLSLGKIGVIVRATIRVVPAFNIKSTQEVIDFENLLSKWDTLWTSSEFIRVWWYPYTGKCILWRGLKTEEARTTPRKSWWGSSAGRFFYECLLWLSARVYRPLTPAVERFVFHRQYGKVETMGSGDVEVANSIDSLNMDCLFSQFVDEWACPLNNGIEVLRTLDHSIRQAAQNKDFYVHVPMEIRCSNTTLPAKAPSTKDRNACSPGPVFGNVLRPYLDTTPQYKYTPLSDVTNSQLTLYINATMYRPFGYNSQVRKWYNIFEDTMTAAGGKPHWAKNFLGSTSMAPNASKKDSEYADYEMRGMATKIKEWYGDDLESFKKVRRQQDPENVFVANRDWCIRNGIVDLEELD; encoded by the coding sequence ATGAGTTTGGTTCAGTCACTTGCCGTGGCACCGCGTAGAAACTTTGTGTTCAAGAACTGGGCTGGGATTTATTCTGCCAAGTCGCAGCTGTATTTTCAGCCAACTTCTGTGGATGAAGTTGTCAAGATTGTCAATGCAGcaagagatgaaaagatgacGTTGGTTACAGTCGGCTCAGGTCACTCGCCCAGTGATATGTGTATGACCAACGAGTGGCTCATGAATCTGGATAAAATGGATAAAGTACACGAATTTAAGGAGTACCCAGAGGAAAATTATGCAGATGTGACTGTTGATGCCGGTTTGCGAGTTTACGCCTTAAGCGATGTTGTTGCCAAGAAGGGGTACGCGATTCAGAACTTGGGCTCGATCTCAGAGCAAAGTGTTGCTGGTATCATAGCTACCGGTACGCATGGATCTTCTCCTTACCAAGGCTTAGTTTCCTCCCAGTATGTGAACTTGACCATTGTTAATGGTAAGGGAGAAATCGTCTTTTTggattcaaagaaccacCCCGATGTATTCAGAGCAGCTCTGCTTTCGTTAGGTAAGATCGGTGTCATTGTGCGTGCCACCATCCGGGTTGTGCCTGCGTTCAATATAAAATCGACTCAAGAAGTGATAGATTTCGAGAATTTATTAAGCAAATGGGACACTCTCTGGACTTCTTCAGAATTTATCAGGGTGTGGTGGTACCCATACACTGGTAAATGTATTTTATGGAGAGGTTTGaagactgaagaagctCGTACCACCCCGCGTAAATCCTGGTGGGGAAGTTCAGCTGGAAGATTCTTCTACGAGTGCCTTCTATGGCTGTCGGCAAGAGTATACAGGCCATTGACGCCTGCTGTCGAAAGATTTGTTTTCCATAGGCAATATGGTAAGGTTGAAACCATGGGTAGTGGTGACGTCGAAGTCGCAAACTCAATTGACAGTTTGAACATGGATTGTTTATTCTCGCAGTTTGTTGATGAGTGGGCCTGTCCGTTGAACAATGGTATCGAAGTTCTTCGCACGCTAGACCACTCAATCAGACAAGCTGCTCAGAACAAGGACTTCTATGTTCACGTCCCAATGGAAATTCGTTGCTCAAACACTACCTTGCCTGCAAAGGCTCCTAGTACCAAAGATAGAAATGCCTGCAGCCCTGGCCCAGTCTTTGGTAACGTTTTGCGTCCCTACCTTGATACAACCCCTCAATACAAATATACACCACTTTCTGATGTTACTAACAGCCAATTAACCCTATACATAAACGCTACGATGTACAGGCCATTTGGCTACAATTCGCAAGTTCGCAAATGGTACaacatttttgaagatactATGACCGCTGCCGGTGGGAAGCCTCATTGGGCTAAGAACTTCCTTGGTTCTACGTCAATGGCGCCAAACGCATCCAAAAAGGACTCTGAGTATGCCGATTACGAAATGAGAGGTATGGCAACGAAGATTAAGGAATGGTACGGTGATGACTTGGAGAGCTTCAAGAAGGTTAGAAGGCAGCAGGACCCTGAAAACGTTTTCGTCGCGAACAGGGACTGGTGCATTCGTAATGGTATCGTTGATCTTGAGGAACTGGATTAA
- the TDEL0B00310 gene encoding cytochrome b5 reductase family protein (similar to Saccharomyces cerevisiae PGA3 (YML125C) and YML087C; ancestral locus Anc_8.862), producing the protein MSDQLQEPNILDNPIHGIYIPFGLLVAGVALTTYLSGEKKILILLPLFISFLLFRAYRAYNRSVSISSERWTSLELEDQTVVSKNTAIYRFKLKTSFETLDFAPGRHLAVKVPIEGNDEIRFYSPISPRNAPGYFDLMIKSYVDGKVSKYFASLSTGQTVDFMGPVGTLNYEPNSSKAIGIIAGGSGITPVLQVLNEVMTTPEDETKISLIYANEAENDILLKDELDEMAENFPNFEVHYVLRQPKGEWEGSIGLVTEELMRAYLPEPSDEHRLLVCGPEAMNKMVTGFAADLGWKFTGLNCKGDEQVFVF; encoded by the coding sequence ATGTCAGATCAATTACAAGAGCCCAATATACTAGATAATCCGATTCATGGTATATATATCCCTTTCGGTTTGTTAGTGGCTGGTGTAGCTCTAACAACGTACCTTTCTGGAGAAAAGAAAATTCTCATTCTGTTGCCACTGTTTATATCATTCCTTCTATTCAGGGCCTATAGGGCGTATAATCGTAGCGTCTCTATTTCTTCTGAACGTTGGACATCTTTAGAGTTGGAAGATCAAACTGTTGTCTCAAAGAACACTGCCATCTATCGCTTCAAGCTCAAGACCTCatttgaaactttggatTTTGCACCTGGCCGCCACCTAGCGGTGAAAGTTCCTATTGAAGGCAATGATGAGATTAGATTCTACTCGCCAATTTCGCCACGGAATGCACCAGGGTATTTCGATCTCATGATCAAGTCCTACGTGGACGGCAAAGTATCAAAATACTTTGCAAGCTTGAGTACTGGCCAAACCGTCGATTTTATGGGACCTGTAGGCACATTGAACTATGAGCCTAACTCTTCCAAAGCCATTGGGATTATTGCAGGTGGTTCAGGTATCACTCCTGTACTTCAAGTGTTGAACGAGGTCATGACTACCCCGGAGGACGaaaccaaaatttctttgatctaTGCCAATGAAGCCGAAAATGAtattttgttgaaggacGAGCTAGATGAGATGGCTGAAAACTTTCCTAACTTTGAAGTTCATTATGTATTAAGACAACCAAAGGGTGAATGGGAGGGATCCATTGGCCTAGTCACTGAAGAACTGATGAGAGCGTATCTACCCGAACCCTCTGATGAACACCGCCTGCTAGTTTGTGGTCCTGAAGCGATGAACAAGATGGTCACTGGATTTGCCGCTGATCTCGGTTGGAAATTCACAGGTCTAAACTGCAAGGGAGATGAGCAAGTCTTCGTCTTCTAA
- the PHO84 gene encoding phosphate transporter PHO84 (similar to Saccharomyces cerevisiae PHO84 (YML123C); ancestral locus Anc_8.858): MSDIKKGDIQHDVREKNMTVGGNAAFHNFINDFAHIEDPLERRRLALQKIDEADFGWYHVRAIMVAGVGFLTDSYDIFSINLGIAMMAYVFWEGDIPSSSNTLLKVSTSVGTVIGQLGFGMMADIIGRKKIYGVELIIMIAATILQCTAGHAPGVNFVAVLTFYRIIMGIGIGGDYPLSSIITSEFSTTKWRGAIMGAVFANQAFGQIAAGIVALILVAGYKHDLIDAKDGKSCGVKCQKACDQMWRVLIGLGAVPGAVALYFRLTIPESPRYTLDISNDLNKGTADISKFVSGEHGNADLDQMARLERAPTAVEAVDIQAPKASFKDFCRHFGQWKYGKILLGTAGSWFCLDVAFYGLGLNTAVILQAIGYAGSENIYTKLYNTAVGNLILICAGSLPGYWVSVFTMDTIGRKPIQLFGFFILTVLFCVIGFAYHRLSDHGLLGIYVVCQFFQNFGPNTTTFVVPGECFPTRYRSSAHGISAAAGKVGAIIAQTALGTLIDHNCARDGKKKNCWLPHVMEIFALFMLVGLFLSFLIPETKRMTLEEVTEKYHDEIDPSAYRGAVAGSNTTSADSTELEQV; encoded by the coding sequence ATGAGCGATATTAAGAAAGGTGATATTCAGCACGATGTGCGTGAAAAGAACATGACTGTTGGTGGTAATGCTGCTTTCCATAACtttatcaatgattttGCTCATATCGAGGATCCATTggagagaagaagattggctttgcaaaaaatcgatgaggCTGACTTTGGTTGGTACCATGTCCGTGCGATCATGGTCGCTGGTGTTGGTTTCTTGACTGATTCTTACGATATCTTTTCCATTAATCTGGGTATTGCTATGATGGCATACGTTTTCTGGGAAGGTGACATtccaagttcttccaaCACTCTGTTGAAGGTTTCTACTTCTGTTGGTACTGTTATTGGTCAATTGGGTTTTGGTATGATGGCTGATATTATTGGTCGTAAGAAGATCTATGGTGTTGAATTGATCATTATGATTGCTGCTACCATTTTGCAATGTACCGCTGGTCATGCGCCAGGTGTCAACTTTGTCGCTGTCTTGACTTTTTACCGTATCATTATGGGTATTGGTATCGGTGGTGACTACCCATTGTCTTCTATTATCACATCTGAATTTTCTACTACCAAATGGAGAGGTGCCATTATGGGGGCTGTTTTCGCCAACCAAGCTTTTGGTCAAATTGCTGCCGGTATTGTCGCTTTGATTCTAGTTGCTGGTTACAAGCACGACTTGATCGACGCAAAGGATGGTAAGAGCTGTGGTGTCAAATGTCAAAAGGCATGTGATCAAATGTGGAGAGTTTTGATTGGTTTGGGTGCTGTTCCAGGTGCCGTTGCCTTGTATTTCAGATTGACTATCCCAGAATCCCCACGTTACACTCTAGATATCAGTAATGATCTGAACAAGGGTACCGCTGACATCTCCAAGTTTGTCTCTGGTGAACACGGTAACGCTGACTTGGACCAAATGGCTCGTCTAGAAAGAGCTCCAACTGCTGTCGAGGCTGTTGATATTCAAGCTCCAAAGgcttctttcaaggatttcTGTAGACATTTCGGTCAATGGAAGTACGGTAAAATCTTGTTGGGTACTGCTGGTTCTTGGTTCTGTTTGGATGTTGCCTTTTACGGTTTGGGTCTAAACACCGCTGTTATCTTGCAAGCCATTGGTTACGCTGGTAGTGAGAACATTTACACCAAGCTGTACAACACTGCTGTTGGTAacttgattttgatttgtGCCGGTTCTTTGCCAGGTTACTGGGTTTCTGTTTTCACCATGGATACTATTGGTAGAAAGCCAATCCAATTgtttggtttcttcattttgacTGTTTTGTTCTGTGTCATTGGTTTCGCTTACCACAGATTGTCTGACCACGGTTTGCTAGGTATATACGTTGTCtgtcaatttttccaaaactttGGTCCAAACACTACTACTTTTGTTGTCCCAGGTGAATGTTTCCCAACCAGATACAGATCCTCCGCTCACGGTATCTCTGCTGCTGCCGGTAAGGTTGGTGCCATTATTGCTCAAACCGCTTTGGGTACTTTGATCGATCACAACTGTGCCAGAgatggtaagaagaagaactgtTGGTTGCCTCACGTTATGGAAATTTTCGCTCTATTCATGCTTGTCGGTTTGTTCCTATCGTTCTTGATTCCAGAGACTAAGAGAATGaccttggaagaagttacaGAGAAATACCACGACGAAATCGACCCATCTGCTTACAGAGGTGCCGTTGCTGGCTCTAACACTACTTCAGCCGATTCCACCGAATTGGAGCAAGTTTAA
- the TDEL0B00290 gene encoding uncharacterized protein (ancestral locus Anc_8.860) has product MSLSCSTGWRVLRANSHVACQGRHYLDGSEPSHKDCTTLFELCCLQIAHELVRQGINLQEKKCIIQHLIRDEMVLCVWRFICLLAGDSFSLFCLFQSCEISGEILRKRQPYTCYSLPLDVDLIGSIRLLNGLNSSYNFEHLTVLEIYHPVNNLSQVTNLHSLAALTVINPLLHEIVRSWRRSLAVDGTRWRNLRQLRLPQLKSPMLFSELLELVPSLAVLEAGMGPQVIDEIPQLSRMVKYVDVGRRDRIRDTEKIAADKLVFGLSIGFPHDFTSESYVYKRQMATQKAFKVVHEKSVIRRPFNKRIKANTSAKQFFGFS; this is encoded by the coding sequence ATGTCGTTGAGTTGTAGTACTGGCTGGAGGGTTTTACGAGCTAACTCGCACGTAGCTTGCCAAGGGCGACACTATCTGGATGGTTCCGAGCCATCGCATAAGGACTGTACAACTCTCTTTGAGCTCTGTTGCTTGCAGATTGCACACGAATTGGTACGACAGGGAATCAACcttcaagagaagaagtGTATAATTCAGCATCTGATTCGAGATGAAATGGTCTTGTGCGTGTGGCGATTTATTTGCCTTTTGGCAGGCGACAGCTTCAGTCTCTTCTGTCTGTTTCAGAGCTGTGAGATTAGTGGAGAAATTCTTAGGAAGCGACAGCCATATACATGTTATTCGCTGCCCCTAGATGTGGACTTGATTGGCAGTATAAGGCTTTTAAACGGCCTCAACAGCTCTTATAACTTCGAACACTTAACTGTACTAGAAATCTACCATCCCGTGAACAACCTCTCGCAAGTAACCAATCTACACTCCCTAGCTGCCCTGACAGTGATCAACCCTCTTCTTCACGAAATAGTGCGTTCTTGGCGTCGTTCATTGGCGGTTGATGGTACGCGTTGGCGGAATTTACGCCAACTAAGGCTACCTCAGCTTAAAAGTCCCATGTTGTTCTCTGAACTGCTAGAACTTGTTCCATCGTTGGCTGTACTGGAAGCAGGAATGGGACCGCAGGTTATAGACGAGATTCCGCAACTCTCAAGAATGGTTAAATATGTTGATGTTGGGCGACGAGATCGTATTCGCGATACAGAAAAAATAGCCGCTGACAAACTCGTTTTTGGTCTCAGCATTGGCTTCCCTCATGATTTTACAAGTGAGTCATATGTTTACAAACGTCAAATGGCCACCCAAAAGGCCTTTAAAGTGGTTCATGAAAAGTCGGTAATCAGGAGGCCTTTTAACAAGAGAATTAAGGCTAATACATCTGCAAAACAGTTCTTTGGATTTAGTTAA